In a single window of the Pseudodesulfovibrio profundus genome:
- a CDS encoding type I restriction endonuclease subunit R, translating into MHQTPETREEYSAKIPALQILTNLGWTYVSPTECMSKRGSNREVLLKDELVRFLQARQFDWNGERHHLSPNAIEQIIRELSSPGLNEGLLTANERIYDKLTLGITVKEFINGKAVQPTIPIIDWNNPENNLFTVTEEMEVISSGGTHKRIPDLVCFVNGIPLVVIEAKRPESGNPNKSMLDEGVSQSIRNQKKDEIPQLFCYAQLLLAISNTEGRYGTTMTPKKFWATWREEELDDAVFHEVKNTPLSDVAKDAIFTDRPAKMRIYFESLWSQDVLPTDQDRLLISLLKKDRLLEMIKYFIIFDKRVGKIVARYQQAFGIKSMLERVKELDDKGGREGGVIWHTTGSGKSFTMVFLSKALLLEPELRDCRVIIVTDRVDLEKQLSKTFLSGGAYGSAVAAKKEGAKAKVRSGRDLAKRIGKGTDRIIFTIIDKFSTASKLSECYNPSDKIIVLIDEGHRSTGGETFERMRTVLPNASYIAFTGTPLLKGDKTENKFGRIIHSYTMQRAVEDGTVTPLLYEERRPELDVNESAIDNWFEKITARLTDEQRTDLKKKFANKGAVYGSENRIELIAWDIATHFADNIKALGMGLKGQLATDSKLSAIRFKKYLDETGLVSSAVIISPPDTREGHSDVNESNLPEIQQWFKDTVGNAANAEQYERETIEAFGTDEGVDILIVVDKLLTGFDEPKNTVLYIDKPLKEHNLLQAIARVNRLHEAKDFGLLIDYRGILKELDTTLKQYQDLQERTQGGFDVDDIDGLYQQVGTEYKKLPMLNERLWGIFKDVQNKQDLEQYRQVLIPQFIEEEDGVTTDTRQKVREDFYQALTEYGLCLKVALASRSFYEDGSFSEKDISRYKADLRFFTNLRKIVRQDAQETVDYSAYEEQIRRLVDKHVVGDSIQESEGVILVDDMSKDDDPKNWTKEKTRNETDIIRTRVKKTIEQELGDDPYAQKVFSELLREAIAQAEKMFDHPNKQFELFEEFEAQVKRRSGLGIPKELDESETAKAYYGTFRLILGEDHFQTIELEEEQKLIEEAITIDSIVGNAVAEHSLNPQSMESSIKAGILPSLFKLIGLDKAKDVIEHIIQITRVRLSNGNR; encoded by the coding sequence ATGCACCAGACACCCGAAACCAGAGAAGAATACAGCGCAAAGATACCAGCCCTCCAAATTCTCACCAACCTTGGCTGGACATACGTTTCCCCAACCGAATGCATGAGCAAGCGCGGGTCAAACCGAGAAGTGTTGCTTAAGGATGAACTGGTAAGGTTCCTCCAGGCCCGTCAATTTGATTGGAACGGAGAACGGCACCACCTATCCCCTAACGCCATCGAGCAAATCATCCGGGAACTGTCTTCGCCGGGACTGAATGAAGGACTACTCACCGCTAACGAACGCATTTACGACAAGCTGACACTTGGGATCACTGTAAAAGAATTCATCAACGGTAAGGCGGTGCAACCGACCATCCCGATCATCGATTGGAACAATCCAGAGAACAACCTGTTCACCGTGACAGAAGAAATGGAAGTCATCTCATCCGGCGGTACCCATAAACGCATCCCCGACCTTGTGTGTTTCGTGAATGGTATTCCGCTGGTGGTCATTGAGGCAAAGCGGCCCGAATCCGGCAACCCGAATAAGTCCATGCTGGACGAAGGTGTAAGTCAGTCCATCCGCAACCAGAAGAAGGACGAGATACCGCAGCTCTTCTGCTACGCACAGCTTTTGCTGGCTATCAGCAACACCGAAGGACGCTACGGGACGACCATGACCCCGAAGAAGTTCTGGGCCACATGGCGTGAAGAGGAACTGGATGACGCTGTATTCCATGAAGTAAAAAACACACCTCTGTCGGACGTAGCCAAGGACGCTATCTTCACTGACCGCCCCGCCAAGATGAGGATTTATTTTGAATCACTCTGGTCACAGGATGTGCTGCCTACAGATCAGGATAGGTTGCTCATCAGTCTGTTGAAGAAAGACCGACTGCTTGAGATGATCAAATACTTCATCATCTTTGATAAGCGTGTCGGCAAAATCGTGGCCCGGTATCAACAAGCATTTGGTATCAAGTCCATGCTGGAGCGGGTGAAGGAACTGGATGACAAGGGAGGTCGTGAAGGCGGTGTTATCTGGCACACTACCGGATCCGGCAAATCGTTTACCATGGTCTTTCTGAGTAAAGCTCTTCTCCTAGAACCCGAACTCCGAGACTGCCGGGTGATTATCGTAACAGACCGGGTGGACCTTGAGAAACAGCTTTCCAAAACCTTCCTTTCCGGCGGTGCATATGGTTCAGCCGTTGCAGCCAAGAAGGAAGGAGCTAAAGCAAAGGTTCGTTCGGGCCGAGACCTTGCCAAGCGTATAGGCAAAGGCACTGATCGGATCATCTTCACCATTATCGACAAGTTCAGCACCGCTTCCAAGCTGTCTGAGTGCTACAACCCAAGCGACAAAATCATCGTCTTGATTGACGAGGGCCACCGCAGCACTGGCGGCGAGACATTCGAACGGATGCGCACGGTTCTTCCTAATGCCTCATATATCGCATTCACAGGCACACCGCTTCTGAAGGGAGACAAAACGGAGAACAAGTTTGGCCGCATAATCCACTCGTACACGATGCAACGAGCAGTTGAAGATGGGACCGTTACCCCACTGCTCTATGAAGAACGCCGCCCCGAACTGGATGTAAACGAATCAGCCATCGACAATTGGTTCGAAAAGATCACCGCCCGACTCACTGACGAGCAGCGAACGGACCTCAAAAAGAAGTTCGCCAACAAGGGTGCTGTGTATGGCTCTGAGAATCGTATCGAACTCATTGCCTGGGATATTGCGACCCATTTTGCAGACAACATAAAAGCACTCGGTATGGGCCTGAAAGGTCAGTTGGCTACAGACTCAAAACTCTCAGCGATCCGTTTCAAGAAGTATCTGGACGAAACAGGACTCGTATCCAGCGCGGTGATAATATCACCGCCAGACACACGGGAAGGCCATTCAGATGTCAACGAATCAAATCTGCCGGAAATCCAGCAGTGGTTCAAAGACACCGTGGGCAATGCTGCCAATGCCGAGCAATACGAACGAGAGACTATCGAGGCATTTGGTACAGACGAAGGTGTCGATATCCTGATCGTGGTGGACAAGCTACTCACAGGATTTGATGAACCGAAAAACACTGTCCTCTACATCGACAAGCCACTGAAGGAGCATAATCTGCTTCAGGCTATCGCCCGTGTGAACCGCCTCCATGAAGCCAAGGACTTCGGACTTCTCATCGACTACCGGGGCATCCTCAAAGAACTGGATACCACGCTGAAGCAATATCAGGACTTGCAGGAACGCACCCAAGGCGGGTTTGACGTGGACGACATCGACGGACTCTACCAGCAGGTCGGGACCGAGTATAAAAAGTTGCCCATGCTCAACGAACGTCTTTGGGGCATTTTTAAGGATGTGCAAAACAAGCAGGACCTGGAGCAATACCGACAGGTACTTATCCCTCAGTTCATCGAGGAAGAAGATGGAGTCACCACAGACACCCGCCAAAAAGTTCGTGAGGACTTCTACCAAGCTCTCACAGAGTATGGGCTATGCTTGAAGGTGGCCCTAGCCTCCCGCTCCTTTTACGAAGATGGCAGCTTCAGTGAAAAGGATATTTCACGATACAAAGCAGACCTTCGTTTCTTCACCAACTTGAGAAAGATCGTCAGGCAGGATGCTCAGGAAACCGTTGACTACAGCGCATACGAAGAACAGATTCGCCGCCTCGTGGATAAGCACGTTGTAGGCGATTCCATCCAGGAGTCCGAAGGAGTCATTCTCGTTGATGATATGAGCAAAGACGATGACCCAAAGAACTGGACCAAGGAAAAAACCCGCAACGAAACAGACATCATCCGCACACGGGTCAAAAAGACCATTGAACAAGAGCTTGGGGATGATCCGTATGCCCAAAAGGTGTTCTCTGAGCTGCTGCGTGAAGCAATTGCACAGGCCGAGAAGATGTTTGACCATCCCAACAAGCAGTTCGAACTTTTTGAAGAGTTTGAAGCACAAGTAAAGAGACGTTCGGGCCTGGGTATCCCCAAAGAACTCGATGAAAGCGAAACAGCGAAAGCATATTATGGCACCTTCCGGCTTATCCTTGGTGAAGACCATTTCCAAACCATTGAACTGGAAGAAGAACAAAAACTCATCGAGGAAGCCATCACTATCGATTCAATTGTCGGTAATGCTGTGGCAGAGCATTCGCTGAATCCGCAATCAATGGAGTCCTCCATCAAGGCCGGAATCTTGCCAAGCCTGTTCAAGCTCATCGGGTTGGATAAAGCGAAAGATGTCATTGAACACATCATCCAAATAACGCGAGTCCGTTTGTCCAATGGGAACAGATAG
- a CDS encoding DUF3800 domain-containing protein, with product MSTPTKYIAYVDETGTNVLDTSTNGESNLFICTAVLVKESDNEKLSNVLLDMSKRLCGGAEIKSSRIGKNHDRRLRFLQEVKDLDFSYYALIINKDLIFRESGLQHKKSYYKYINRMLYERVSSEFSSLHVIADTIGGQDYMASYEGYLKGKMLNLMSSFTHDFGDSAETPLLQLADLITGTLGYCFIDTKKGSHSEQFRKILRPKELHIEAWPIRRRERGESGICGQDDALLDSVRNRAIDFVEDNKTAGDEFCRMQSAVVQKLLFHQFFDCDSKDSLSASQLRSHLENLGFDKPKEPTFRSKIIGKIRDAGIVLSGKSKGYRLASSEQDIHAYLEHNRSIIEPMLGRLRSAQSVIKADVGTDVDILDSHEFQILKSLVECYSDTFLELSTEKVTPEEEPSSST from the coding sequence ATGAGCACTCCCACCAAGTATATCGCCTATGTTGACGAAACAGGTACCAACGTCCTCGACACCTCCACGAACGGGGAGTCGAATCTGTTTATCTGCACTGCCGTTCTGGTCAAAGAAAGTGACAACGAGAAGCTTTCCAACGTGCTGCTAGACATGTCCAAAAGGCTTTGTGGTGGTGCGGAGATCAAAAGTAGTAGGATCGGCAAAAACCACGATAGACGCTTAAGGTTTCTCCAGGAAGTAAAAGACCTGGATTTCAGCTACTATGCTCTTATCATCAACAAGGACCTCATCTTCCGCGAATCAGGACTGCAACACAAGAAGAGCTACTATAAGTACATCAACAGGATGCTCTACGAACGAGTATCTAGCGAATTTAGTAGCCTCCATGTCATCGCTGACACCATTGGCGGACAAGACTATATGGCAAGCTACGAGGGGTATCTGAAAGGCAAAATGCTAAACCTGATGTCGAGCTTCACCCATGACTTTGGGGATAGTGCGGAAACGCCACTGCTTCAGCTCGCAGACCTCATCACAGGAACACTGGGATATTGCTTCATCGACACCAAGAAAGGATCACATTCGGAACAATTCAGAAAGATTCTTCGGCCCAAGGAATTGCACATTGAGGCTTGGCCTATAAGACGCAGGGAAAGGGGTGAGTCTGGCATCTGTGGACAGGACGATGCGCTACTGGACTCGGTGAGAAATCGCGCCATTGATTTTGTCGAAGACAACAAAACCGCTGGAGACGAGTTTTGCAGGATGCAAAGTGCAGTTGTGCAGAAGCTACTTTTTCATCAGTTTTTCGACTGTGACAGTAAAGACTCTTTGTCCGCGTCACAGTTAAGGAGTCATCTGGAGAACCTGGGTTTTGACAAACCTAAAGAGCCCACATTTCGCTCTAAAATTATCGGCAAAATCCGTGATGCTGGAATAGTCTTATCAGGGAAAAGTAAAGGTTATAGGCTGGCTTCTTCCGAGCAGGACATACACGCTTACCTTGAACACAATCGCAGCATTATAGAGCCTATGCTGGGTCGATTAAGAAGTGCTCAATCTGTCATTAAAGCTGATGTTGGCACTGATGTGGACATTCTGGATTCTCACGAATTCCAAATCCTAAAATCATTAGTTGAGTGCTACTCCGATACATTTCTTGAACTATCCACTGAGAAAGTCACTCCAGAGGAAGAGCCCTCCTCTTCAACATAG
- a CDS encoding restriction endonuclease subunit S: MTPNGWALLKVEDLLEQVRTPVQVESDQLYREIGIRSHGKGIFHKEPVRGKTLGNKRVFEVIPGCFTLNIVFAWEQAVAKTSNAEEGFIASHRFPQYQAKEDVACVDYLHRYFLSPKGKYLLGIASPGGAGRNKTLGQKEFGRVVIPTPPLSEQKKIARILSTWDKAIETVDKLIENSQQQKKALMQQLLTGKKRLPGFSGEWKEVRLGKVAQINPKKSAKPSDGLVSFIPMDAVSESAQIISLATRNYDDVSKGFSAFAEDDVLVAKITPCFENGKGAQATGLVNGVGFGTTEFHVIRGKQALHPRFIYYITKSYEFRFRGEANMQGSAGQRRVPTDFIKAYQIDLPPLEEQKAICTVLDANTSMLQALHDQKAFATHEKQALMQQLLTGKRRVEV, encoded by the coding sequence ATGACGCCTAATGGGTGGGCTCTCCTAAAAGTTGAGGATTTGCTGGAACAAGTGCGAACTCCAGTTCAGGTAGAGTCGGATCAGCTCTATAGAGAAATTGGCATCCGCTCCCATGGAAAAGGAATATTTCACAAAGAACCTGTCAGAGGTAAAACCTTAGGCAACAAAAGAGTATTCGAAGTAATCCCAGGATGTTTCACCTTAAATATTGTATTTGCTTGGGAGCAGGCTGTAGCTAAGACATCTAATGCTGAAGAGGGGTTCATAGCTTCGCACAGATTCCCACAATATCAAGCAAAGGAAGATGTCGCTTGTGTGGATTATCTGCATCGCTATTTTCTCTCACCTAAGGGAAAGTATTTGCTAGGCATTGCCTCTCCTGGAGGAGCCGGGAGAAACAAAACGCTAGGACAAAAAGAGTTTGGACGTGTTGTTATTCCAACTCCCCCCCTCTCTGAGCAAAAGAAGATCGCCCGCATCCTGTCCACCTGGGACAAGGCGATTGAGACGGTGGACAAGCTGATCGAGAACAGCCAGCAGCAGAAAAAGGCGCTCATGCAGCAACTGCTGACGGGCAAGAAGCGTCTGCCGGGGTTCAGTGGGGAGTGGAAGGAGGTGCGGCTGGGCAAAGTTGCACAGATTAACCCGAAGAAATCTGCAAAGCCATCAGACGGACTTGTTTCCTTCATCCCAATGGACGCAGTATCAGAGAGTGCGCAAATAATCTCCCTTGCCACCCGAAATTATGATGATGTTTCTAAGGGGTTCTCTGCATTCGCCGAGGATGATGTCTTAGTAGCTAAAATTACACCTTGCTTTGAGAACGGCAAAGGTGCTCAGGCTACGGGACTCGTTAACGGTGTTGGGTTTGGTACGACGGAATTTCACGTCATCCGGGGCAAGCAAGCACTTCATCCACGATTTATCTATTACATCACAAAAAGTTACGAGTTCAGATTTCGTGGTGAAGCAAACATGCAAGGGTCCGCAGGACAACGCCGAGTTCCTACAGACTTTATCAAAGCATATCAGATAGATTTGCCACCACTTGAAGAACAAAAAGCAATTTGTACCGTGCTCGACGCTAACACCTCTATGCTCCAAGCACTACATGATCAAAAAGCCTTTGCTACCCATGAAAAGCAAGCTCTGATGCAGCAACTCCTCACCGGCAAACGGCGAGTGGAGGTCTAG